GTCTTGCCGGTGCCCGGGCCGCCCTGGACGACCAGCACGCCGCCCAGCTCGGAGCGGATCACCCGGTCCTGCTCGGCCTGGATGGTGGCGACGATGTCGCCCATCCGGCCCGTCCGGGCCGCCGTCAGGGAGGCGAGCAGGGCGCCCTCCCCGCTGAGCTCGGAGCCCGCCCGGCCCTCCAGGGCGCTCACGCCGAAGGCGTCGTCGTCGAAGTCGACGACCGTCCGGCCCTTGCTCCGCAGGTGCCGCCGCGCCGCCACCTGGCCGGGCGCTGCGGGCGTCGCCCGGTAGAACGGCTCCGCGGCGGGCGCCCGCCAGTCGGTGAGCAGCGGCTCGTGCTCCTCGTCCGCCAGCGCGATCCGGCCGATGTACTGCCGCTCGCCGTCGGCGTTCTCGATCCGGCCGAAGCAGAGCCCGTACTCGGCGGCGTGCAGCTCCGACAGTCGGCGGGTGTGGTGGAGCTCCAGCGTGTCGCGTTCCATCCGGGACTGGTACGTCCCGCCCTGGTCCTGGAGGTGGGTCTCGCGCAGCCGGGCGGCCGCGAGCGCGCGCTGGGCCTCAAGGCGGTCGTACAGCGCACCGACGTACGCGTTCTCCGCCCGCAGCTCCGCGCTCCGCCAGGCGCCGGAGGGCTCGGTGCCGGCCTCGCCCGGGTGCGCCCCGGGCCCGGTGCCGGGGGCGGCCGCTGCGGGGGACGCGGACGAGGACGATGACGAAAAGACCAAGACGAACTCCATCGGATCAGGATTTCTCAGTGGGGTCGGGCAGTCGGGGCGGAGCCACGACGGCACTCACCGTCGGTGGTGACTCTCCTGTTCCCGGGAATCCGGCCTGGTCCCGGGCCCAGGCGGACGATTCTGCGGTACATGGGGGGCCTTGCCGCAAGGCCCCCCATGCGCTATAGATTGAGAGTGGAAAGGAGTGGGTTCGCCTTCTTTCCCTCTCCCGTCCGGAACGGACGGAGGACCTCCCCGCCCTCCCGGCACATCGGCGGCGCACTGCCCACAGCGATCCTCGCGGCGCAACTCCCTTGCCCCGGGCCACTTCCGCCGCGGACACCCGGATGCAGCAGCGGAGCGGGAGTTCTTCACCCTGGCCCTCTACGGACCGTCAGGCCCGGCCGCCCGGCCCCGCCCGATACCCCGCCCCTCATCCCGAAGTGGCCAACCAGGCCTGCCAGTGCGGGGCGAGGAGGGCAGCGTACTCCTCGTACCCTGCGGCGCCCGGGTGCGCCCCGTCCCCGAGGGCGACCTCGCGCATCCACACGGCGTTCCCGCTCAGCGCCCGGTGCACCGAGACGTACGGGACGCCGGCCGCCCGGCAGACGCGGGCGAAGTCCTCGTCGAGCAGCGCGGTACGGGCACTGTGCGCCGGATCGGAGACCGGCGGCGGGGAGACCACCAGGGCGGTCCAGCCCCGGGCCGCGGCCCGGTCGAGCATCGCCGCCAGGTTCGCTGCCGACTGCTCGGGCGCGACGCGGGGGCGATCACCCTCGTGGGCGGCGTCGTTGACGCCGAAGCAGAAGACGACCCGCAGGTCGGTGCCGTGCCGCAGCCGCCGGGCGCACTCGTCCTCCCAGCGGCCGATGATGTCCGCGGAGGTCTCGCGACGGACCCCGAGGTTGTAGTGGGTGGACGGCAGGCCGTCGGCGAAGGCCCGGGCGGCCAGCCGGCCGGGCCAGCCGAGGCAGCCGGGATCGCCGACCCCGGCCACCAGGGAGTCCCCGACGAAGCAGATGCGGAGATCACGAGTCATGCGGTGATAGTCGCACGCCCGTCGGGGGCCGGGACCGGGCCGGCCGGTTCTCCGAGGCCTGCTCAGCTACGGACCGGCGACCGGTGCCGCGTTACGGTTCCTCCCGTGGACGTGGACGTGGACGTGGACATGGTGGACGTGGACCGGGACCGGGACCGAGACGTGGACCGGGACCTGGACGGCTGGGAGGCGGGGCACCGGGCCGCCTACGGCTGCGGGGCCTGGGAGCGGGCCTGCCGGCAGGCGGGCGTGCTGGTCGCCTGGTGCCAGGAACAGAGCCTCGGCCCGGGCGCCCTGGCACCTCGGCGGGTTGCCGCGGATCCCGGTCCGCGGGCCAAGTGGCCGTGGGGAGACGGCCCGCACACCGTGGGCCTGGTGCTGTGGCGGGCCGCCTTCGACGCCGGGGTCCTGATCGACGAAGTCCCACTCGCCGACACCCTGCGGCACTGCGCCCCGGGGGCCGAACCCCTGGCGGCCGGCCCCCTGCCCGACGGCGCCCGCAACGGGTGGATCGGCTTCGGGAGCGCCGAGTCGGTGGCCAGGATCAGGCACGTCCTGCAGATCCACGTCGCGGCCGAGCCTGTGCCTTCCCGCCCCGCCGCTGCACGGCCTACGCTCGGCCACCGCGTCCGGGAACTGCGGGCGACACCCGACTGGGAACAGGGCGACTGGCCGGCGGCCCTCGCCCGGGCGAGGGCGGCCATGCGACAGGCGGACGACCAACGGGAGCGCGGGACTTGGCTGCCCACCGCCCAGGAAAGGTCCGCCGGCCGACGGACGGGCCTGGACCGGCTCCCGGCCGACGAACCCGCCGCCGCAGGGGGCCGGACGTCGAGCTGGCTGACGCAGGCATCGCGCCTGGTCGACCTCGCAGCCGTGCTGTCCGCCGCCGCCGACGCGCTGCCGCGCGACGGGCACGCAGGCCCGGGCCCGCTGGCCCACGTCCTCGACAGCACGGCCGGTGCCTGCACGGCGCTGCGGACCAGCACCGAGGAGCTCGGGCACCTCTGGGCGGCCGAGCCGCACCCGCCGGTGGACCCGGACTCCTGGGAGGCGTCGCATGTGCCCGGAGCGCTGCGCACCCAGACCGAGGAGACGCAAGACCTGCTCCGCACGGTCGCCGTCTTCCTGTGGGTCCTCGCGTGCGGCTGACGGGCCGGAGAGCGCGCCGACGGGCCGCCGCAGCCGCCCCCGCTCGGCGGACATGTCCCTGGCCTCAGTAGAAGTCGCCGCGGCGCTGCTCGGGGTTGACGGCCTCGCGCCGCTGCTGCAGCAGCCGGGCCGTGTCGGTCGCCGACATCTCCCGCAGGTGCGCCTGACTCTGCAGGAGCATCAACGACCCCAGCGCGTGGCGTCCGGTCAGCGGGTTGTCCACGCAGGACCGGTACAGCGCGGCGGCCCGACCGGTGTCCTGGTGGTAGGTGCGGTAGAGCTCGGCGGCGCGGTACTGGGCGTACGGGTGGTCGCGGGCGGCGGCCGCCAGGAAATACTGCAAGGCGTGCGCCACGGGGGCGTGGGTCAGTGGCAGCAACCCCTCCAGGTACAGGTCGCCCAGGGCGAGCATCGCTTCGGGCTCGCCCAGTTCGGCCGCGGCGCGGTACCAGCGGGCGGCTTCGTCGAACGACTGCCCGAGACCCGCCTGTGCGCAGCCCTGGTGGTACAGCGAAGCGAGGTAGTAGGCCGCCCGTGGCGAACCCGTGCTCTGCCGCAGCCACGGCAGCGCGCTCGCGTACCGTCCCTGCGTGTACTCGACGTGCCCGAGGAGCTCGACGGCGGCGCCGTGCCCGTCGGCCGCCGCCGCTCCCAGGAAGAAGGCGGCCGCCTCACGGTGCTGCGCGCCGTTCCAGCAGTGCAGGCCGATCCGGTAGTACTCCTCGGCTCCGTTCGGCTCGTGCCCGTCCACGGTGAAGTCGATCCCGCGCCACAGCACCACGTCACTGGCCTTCCTCGTCCTGGCCGCACCCCGGCGGGTGTCCGGGGCCATTGTGCAGCAGCCGGTGAGAGGCCGGACGGGGCGATCCCTGTGCCGCCCGGAGTACGCCCGGTGCGTGATCGGCGGCTAGCTCAGCATCTGGTGCCATGAACGAAGCCGAGCATGTCATGGACTGGCTGCAGGGGTGGTAGTCCGTGCAGTGCGACGAGGACTGGGAGCACGAGTGGGGCGTGACGATCGACACGCTCGACAAGCCCGGTTGGTCGGTCCGCGTGGACCTGGAGGAGACCGACCTCGAAGGGCGCGAATTTCCCCGCCAGGACATCAAGCGGGGCAAGGACGACTGGGTCATGGCCCGGACCGCTGATCTGGCCTTCCACGCCGCATGCGGATCGGGCAACCTCACCGTGGCACTCACCCTCTTCCGCAGTTGGGCGAGGAGGAACGCCCCCGAGGAGCGGTAGGACAGCGCCAGTTCGACAGCTTCGGCCCGGGGCGCCGCTGCACCCGGCGAGCCTGTGCGGTTGGAGCACCAGGTTCAGCAGTACACGTCGATGTAGAGCAGGACCCGGCCGTTGGAGACGAACTCGTAGGCCAGGAAGGCCCGGCCGTGCAGCGGGTCCCAGTCCCGCACGTTGAGCCGCTTCCTGATCTCCAGCCACCTGGCGGGCCGTTCGGCGGTCGGGACGTACTCGGGCACGTAGGTGTACCGGTCCCAGTCGTGCCCGACGTCGCAGCCCATCCACATCAGGTCGGCGGTGACGGCCAGCCGCTTGGCCCGCCGCGGGTCGAGCGGCCCCCGGGCGAGGGCCCACCGGACGCCCTCGGCGTCGGTGAACCCCTTGTACCGCACGGGGGAGTGGAGTTCCATGTTGGTCCACTGCTCGCCCTCGCTCTCGCCCTCGCGCTCGGGTACGGGCTGGTCCGCCACGGCGGGACCCGCGGCACGCGAACGCTTCTTCGGCATCGCCCCAGACTGCCATCCGGCCGGATCAATCGTCACCCCGCAGCGGTGCCTTGGCGAACTCCGCCATCCCGTCCGTGAAGGACACCCGCGGCCGCCAGGCCAGCTCGGTCCGCAGCCGGGACGAGTCGGCGGTGACGTGCCGGACGTCGCCGAGACGGTAGCGGCCGGTGACCACGGGATCCGGTCCGCCGAAGGCCCGGGCCAGCGCGGTGGCCATCTCGCCGACGGTGCGGACCTCGCCGCTGCCCACGTTGTACGCCCGGGCGCTGCCGGCCGGGCGGTCGGCCAGGGCTTCGAGTGCGGCCGAGTTGGCCGCCGCGACATCCCCGACGTGGACGAAGTCCCGGCGCTGGCCGCCGTCCTCGAACACCTGCGGGGCCTCGCCCCGGGCCAGCGCCGAGCGGAACAGCGAGGCGACGCCGGCGTACGGGGTGTCGCGCGGCATCCCCGGCCCGTAGACGTTGTGGTAGCGCAGGGCCAGCACCCGGCCGCCGCGGGCCCGGGCCCAGGCCGAGGCGAGGTGCTCCTGGGCGAGTTTGGTCGCCGCGTACACGTTGCGCGGGTCGGCGGGGGCGTCCTCGCCGGTCAGGCCGGGGGCCAAGGCGGCTCCGCAGATCGGGCACGGGGGTTCGAACCGGCCGGCGTCCAGCTCGGAGGCGACCCGTGGCCCGGGGGCGACCTCGCCGTGTTCGGCGCAGTGGTAACGGCCCTCGCCGTAGACCACCATCGAGCCGGCGAGCACCAGGTCGCCGACGCCGGCGCGGTTCATCCCGGCGAGCAGCACGGCCGTGCCGAGGTCGTTGCAGCCCGCGTAGTCGGGCGCGTCGTCGAAGTCCAGGCCCAGCCCGACCATCGCGGCCTGGTGGCAGACCGCGTCCACGCCGTCCAGGGCGCGGGCCACGGCCGCCGCGTCCCGGACGTCGCCGTGCTGGAACTCCACGCCCTCGGGGAGCCGGACCGCCTCGGCGCCGCCGGGATGGACGGCTGGCAGCAGCGCGTCCAGCACCCGGACGGTGTGCCCGTCGCGGAGCAGCCGGGCGGCGACGGCCGACCCGATGAAACCGGCACCGCCGGTGAGCAGAACATCCATGGCGCCGACGCTAGAGCGGTCGGGCGGTCCCCGGGGGATTCCGTGGCCGTCCGTCAGCGGTCCGTAAGGGTGGGCCGGGGCCGGGGCCGGGGCCGCGGAGGCCGGACGCTCGGGGCGGTTCCGCGGGGCGGGCGGCCCGTACCGTGTGGCGGTAATCGGAGGAATGTCAGGTTGATCTATATATAGGGGAGTATCCGAAGGCGAGCGAGGAGGACGGCATGGGCAACGGCACCGGCGGCAGGATCGTGGTCGGCGTGGACGGTTCGGCGGCGTCGCGCAGCGCGCTGCGCTGGGCGGTCGAGCAGGCCAGGATCACCGGCGGCACGGTCGAGGCGCTTTCGGCCTGGGAGTACCCGGCCTTCTACGGCTGGGTGGGCTCGGTGCCTGTCGCCGACGGCTTCGACCCGGAGGCGCTGGCCACCCGGACGCTCACCGAGGCCGTCACCGAGGCCGCCGGCGCCGAACCGTCGGTCAAGATCACCCAACTGGTGATCCCCGGCAACGCCGCCCGGGCCCTGCTCGACCGTGCGGCCGGCGCGGCCCTGCTGGTGGTCGGCAGCCGTGGTCTCGGCGGGTTCTCCGGGGCCCTGCTCGGCTCGGTCAGCCGCCACCTCACCGAGCACGCGCCCTGCCCGGTCGTGGTGCTCCGCGAAGGCCAGGAGCAGGCACCCGGCGCCTGACCCCTGACCCTGCCCCGGTCCTGACCTCCGACCCGGCGCCTCAACCCGGCGCCCCTGCCGGCCCCGTCCCGTCCCGTGCGGTCCGGGCCTGACAGCCGCCCGCCGAGACGCCAGGATGGAGCCATGCCAGAAGGGGACTCCGTCTACCGCACAGCGGCTGACCTGCACACGGCGCTGGCCGGTGCGGTCCTGACCGTCGCCGACCTGCGGGTGCCCGCGCACGCCACCGCCGACCTCACCGGCCGCACCGTCCTGGACGTGACCCCGCGCGGCAAGCACCTGCTCACCCGGCTGGAGGGCGGCCTCACCCTGCACACCCATCTGCGGATGGACGGCCGGTGGGCGGTCCACCGGCCCGGCGAACGCTGGTCCGGCGGCCCCGCCTGGCAGATCAGAGCCGTCCTCGGCACCGCGCACGCCACCGCCGTCGGCTACCGCCTGCCCGTCGTCGAGCTGCTGCGCACCGCCGACGAGCAGCGGGTCGTCGGCCATCTGGGCCCCGACCTGCTCGGCCCCGGCTGGGACCCGGCCGAGGCCGTCCGCCGGCTCCGCGCCGTGCCGGGCCGGCCGCTCGCCGAGGCGCTGCTGGACCAGCGCAACCTGGCGGGCATCGGCAACGTCTACGCGGCCGAACTCTGCTTCCTGGCCGGCCGCACCCCCTGGACGCCGGTCGGCGAACTCCCCGCACCCGAGCGCCTGGTGGACCGGGCCCGGCAGCTGCTGGAGGCGAACAAGCTGCGCCCGGGCCATGTGACCACCGGTGACACCCGGCCGGGCCACCAGCACTGGGTGTACGGCCGGGCCGGCCGCCCCTGCCCGCGCTGCGGCACCGCCGTGCTGACCGCCCGGGTGGGCACCCCGCCGCAGGACCGGGTCGCCTACTGGTGCCCGTACTGCCAGCGCGGCCCGGCCCCGCCCGGCGCGCCGCGCCCGATCACGGCCGCTCGACCAGCGCGGGGTGGCGGGGGTCGTCCACCCGCACGGTGAGGTCGGCGGCGTCCGCGGGTCCGGTCTCGGCCTCGTAGCGGGCGAAGGCGGGCAGCGTCCAGTGCTCCTCGGGCGGCGTCCGGCGGGCCAGCGCGGCCGGGGTGAGCGCCAGGTGGACGGTCAGGTCGAACGGGAGCCAGCGGCCGAGCAGCAGTTCGCCGTCGAGCAGCAGCACCCCGCCGGGCGGCAGCGGGGTGTAGCCGGCCCGGGTGGCGCGGTCGGCGGCCGCGTCCCAGAACGTCGGCAGCACCCGGCCGCTGCCGCCGGGCTCCAGCGGGTCGAGCAGCTCGCGCAGCAGGGTGCCCTCGTCGAGCCGCAGGTCGTGGTAGGCGTCCGGGTCCTGCTTGCCGTACTCCAGCCGGATCGAGGCAGGCCGCAGGAAGTCGGCGGCGGACACCCGCAGGGTGGGGCGGCCGCGCAGCCGCAGCGGCTCGGCCAGGGCGTCCGCGAGCGCGCCCGGCCGGGCGGCGGGCGCGCCGTCGACGGCGACGCGCAGCCGGCCGCCTTCGGGCAGGGCGGCGGCGAGGTCGGTGATGCGGTCGGCGAGGAGCTCGGCCAGCCGCTCGGGCGAGATGGGGCGTACCTGCACACCGTCATCCTGCCCTGCCGGTCCGCGCGGCCGGGCCGCCGGGCCCGCCCCCGGCTCGACCCTGGCCCTGCGCCGGGCCGACGGACGGGCCGTCAGGCACCGCCGCGCGTCGCGCGTCCCGCGTGTACCGTCAGGGCCCCGCGTCGGCCAGCTCGGCGAGCACCTGGGCGTGGCACAGCTCCGGCACGCACCAGCAGCCGAGCCGGTGCCCACGCAGCTCCGGCACCTTGGCCAGCAGCTCCGGTTGCTCCAGCAGCCAGGCCCGGTACCGGGCGACCACCTCCGCCCGGGTGCCGTCCCGGCCCGGGCGGAACGGGGAGGAGAACGGCGAGCCCGCGAGGTGCCAGCCGCCGCGGTGCATCGCGCGGCCGACGTAGACGACGTCCGCGTAGTCCGGGTCGTCCCGGTGGCCCTTGAGGTTGACCACGGTGGTCCGGCCGGCGGTCACGCGGCGCCCTCCGGACGGCCGGGCGCCTGCCAGTTCGGGGCCAGCGGCTCGGGCAGCGGGGTCTCGGCCGGGGCCACCACGGTCTTCACGAGCTTGTCGGCGAAAGTCTGCCGCCGGCTGTCCCACAGCGGCCAGAGGAAGCCCAGGAAGCAGGGCAGCGCGTCGAGGAGGTGGCAGACGTCCCGGACGAAGGACTTCCAGGTGCCGATCGGCCGGCCGGTGGCCTCCTTGTGCAGGTGGGTGTCGAGCAGCTTCTTGCCCCAGCTCTGCCCGCGGCCGCCGAGATACCAGCGGTTGTACACGAGGAGGGCGAAGGTGACCACGCCGAGCCCGGCCTCCAGGGCGGTGCTGCGGGGGTCCACCAGGCTCGCCACGCCGGACGGGATGCTCACCAGGAAGTAGTCGACGAGGAACGACATCACACGGGACCACCAGGGCGTGAACCTCATCGGGACCACCGATCTCGGGAGGGGGCGCCGGCGGTCGCGGCCGGGTGCGGGGCGGTTAGGGCCATGCTGGCGCAGCGCCCGTACCCCGCAACCCGGGTGGTCCGAGTGGCCGGGCACCTCCGGGCGGGGCCCGCGGCCCGCCAGCGCCCGCCTTGACAGGCCCCGGCCCCCGGCGTAGCAAGAAGAGATGCGCCAAGGTGTACCGGCGGACCAGCACGGCCCGCGCGAGACCCGCGGTACCAGGGCGGAGCGCGGCGACGCGCACCGCCGGCGGGCGCACGTTCCCGCGGCCGCCGGGCACGAGGTCGACGTCCTGCTCGCGGCCGCCGTCCGCAAGGCGCTCAGCAGCACCCAGGCGTACGGGGGCGTGGTCTACCTGCACTCGCGGGACCGCCGCTCGCTGGTCCTCACCACCGTCGCCGGCGTACCCCTGTCGCTGCTCAGCCCGATGCGCCGGATCGCCGTGGCCGGCCCGCTGCCCGCCGCCGTCAGCTACCGCACCGGCCGCACGGTCACCCTGGCCGACACCGAGGACACCATGCGGCGCTTCCCCCAGCTTGCCGTCGGGATGCCCTACGACTTCTCCTCCGCGTGCGTGCCGATCGCCTCCGACGGCCACGCCTTCGGCGTCCTGACCGCGTTCTGGCCGGCCTCGCAGCACGGTGTGCCGGACCGCGCCCCGCGCCATCTGCGGACCATCGCCAACCGCCTGGGCGGGGCGCTGGCCGGGCTGGAGAGCGGCGGCCACCCGGTGGAGGCCGCCGGGGACACGGCCGTGATCGAGCTGCCGACCCCCGCCATCGCCGTCACCCGGGTCGGGCTCTTCGACTGGAACCTCGCCACCGGTAGGCTCAACGCCGACGAGGAGATGTGCGAACTGTTCGGCGTCCCCCCGGCCGAGTACGACGGCCGCGCGGTCACCTTCACCGACCGGATCGCCCCCGCCGACCTGCCCGAGCTGCGTGCCGCCGCCCGCGCCGCGCTCGACCACCGCCGGGTGCTGGCCGCCCGGATCCGGGTGGTCGACCACGAGGGCCACGCCCACCCCGTCGAACTCTGGGGAAGGGTACCGGACACCGGCCCCACCGGCCGCACCCACCTGGTCGGCGCCGTCCTCGACAGCCGGACCGGCACCGCCGCCGCGGCCGCCGTCGAACGGCTGCGCGACGGCGTCTTCTCCCTCGACCCCGACGGGGTGACCGGCTACGTCAACCGCAGCTGCGAACTGCTGCTGGCCGCCCGCCGCGAGGACCTGGTCGGCCACCACCCCTGGGACGTGCTGCCCTGGCTCGCCGACCCGGTGTACGAGGACCGCTACCGGGCCGCGATGCTCTCCCAGCAGCCCACCGCCTTCCTCGCGCTGCGCCCGCCCGACACCTGGCTCGCCTTCTCGCTCTACCCCGACGCGCACGGCGTCACCGGGCGGGTGGTCGCCGCCGAGGCACCCCCCGGCGTCGCCGTGCCGCCCGTCGAGACGCCCACCCTGACCCGGCCCGGCATCGGCTCCACCTACCACCTGCTGCAGCTGGCCAGCGCACTCACCGAGGCGGTCAGCGTCAAGGAGGTCTGCCAGGCGGTCGGTGAGCAGATCCTGCCCGCCTTCGGCGGCCAGCAGCTCGCGATCTACACGGCGCGCGAGAAACGGCTCCACCTGGTCTCGCAGACCGGCTACCCGGACGGCTTCCTCGACCCCTTCGAGGGCACCCCGATGGGCACCCGACTGCCCGGTGTCGACGCGCTCAGCACCGGGACCCCGATCTTCTTCGAGTCCGTCCACCAGCTCTCCGCCGCCTACCCCGGCATCCCGCTCGACGAGATGCGCTCCTGGGCCTTCCTCCCGCTGATCGCCTCCGGCCACCCGGTCGGCAGCTGCATCCTCGGCTTCGACGAACCCAAGTCGTTCAGCAGCGAGGAGCGCGGCCTGCTCACGGCGCTGGGCGGCTTCATCGCCCAGGCCCTGGAACGCGCCCGGCTCTACGACGCCGAGTTCGCCCTCGCCCGGGGGCTGCAGCAGGCCCTGCTCCCGCACCGGCTGCCCCGGATCGAGGCGGTCCGGATCGTCGCCCGGTACCTGCCCGGCACCCAGGGCATGGAGATCGGCGGCGACTGGTACGACGCGATCAGCACCAGCTGCGGCGCCTGCCTGGTGATCGGCGACGTCGAGGGGCACAACGTCGGCGCCGCGGCCACCATGGGCCAGCTCCGCAGCGCCGTGCGGGCCTTCGCCAGCGGCGGCGACCCGCCGGGCGAGGTGCTCCGGCGCACCAACCGGCTGATGGTCGACCTCGACCCCGGGCTGCTCGCCAGCTGCTGCCTGATCTACCTGGAGCCCGAAACCGGCCACGCCTGCGCCGCCCGGGCCGGACACCTGCCCCCGCTGCTGCGGCACCCCGACGGCCAGACCGAGGCGCTGCACCTGCCCGGCGGCCCGCTGCTCGGCATCGACAACCAGGCCGAGTTCCCGGTCACCGAACTGGACCTCGCGCCCGGCTCGATCCTCGCCCTCTACACCGACGGCCTGGTGGAGGAGCCCGGGAGCGCCATCGACGAGGGCGTCGACCGGTTGCGCACCACGCTCGCCCACGCCGAGGCGGCCACCCTCGACGAACTCGCCGACCGCCTGCTGCTCGACGCCCGGCGCTCCACCCACCGCGCCGACGACGTGGCGCTGCTGCTGGCCGCCTACACCCCCGACTGACCACGCGGGCGTCCGCGGCCCCGCCGTCGCGGTCCGCCCCGGCGCGCGGGGGCGCGACTTTCGTCGCGGCACCCGACGACCAAGGGTGGCGGTCGGCCGCCGTCCGGTCCGGTTAGCCTCGCCGGGTGGCAGCGACACCAGGAACAGCGGACCGTACGACGGCGACCGGCGCGGGTACGGCCGGTACCCCCGGTACGGCCGGGAAGGGGACCGGTACAGGCACGGGGCGGGCGGCGGCGGTCGGGCAGGTCGCCGGCCGGGCCGTCCGCCGGGTCTTCCCGGGGCCGTGGGGTGCGTGGGCGCTGGTCCGGGAGGTCGTCGGCCTCCTGGTCCTCTCCGGGCTGGCGGCGCTGATCGTCGCGGTCGCGCACCGTGGGCCGCTGAAGCTGACGCTGTACGTGGCCGCGGTGGCTCTGCTGTTCCTGATGCGGCGCGGGCTGCCGGTTCCCGTCCTGCTGGTGACGGCGGCCGGGGCCGGGGCGATCGACAGCTTCAGCCCGCTGCTGGTCTGCGCCGCCTGGTCGGCCGGTTACCGGGTCACCCGGGCGCTGCCCACGCTGGGAGTGATGGCGGCCTCCTTCACGTTGATGACGGCCACCGCCGTTCTGCACGGGGACGACGTCGTCCCGGCCGAGGGGGTCGCCGGGTTCGCGTTGGGCGGCTTCCTGCTGTTCGCCGCGCTGCCCGCGCTGGCCGGCCGCTACCACGCCCAGCGCCGCGCGCTGGTCGTCGCGCTGCAGGAGCGCAACGACCAGCTGGAGCGCGAGCGGGTCATGATCGCCCACCAGGCCCGGCTGCGGGAGCGGCACCGGATCGCCCAGGACATGCACGACAGCCTCGGGCACCAGCTCGCACTGATCTCCGTGCACTCCGGCGCGCTGGAGGTGGACCGCTCGCTGACCGACCCCCAGCGCGCGGCGGTCGGCGTGCTGCGGCAGGCCGCGGTCGCCGCGATGCGCGAGCTCCGGGTGGTGGTGGGCGTGCTGCACGAGGAGTCCGCGCCGCCCGGCGCCGGGCGGGCGGGCGGTGGCTCCGGCGGCGGGCTGGACGGGATCGAGCGGCTGGCCGAGGGCTCCCGGGCGGCCGGCGCCGCGGTGGTGCTGAGCCGCACCGGGGAGGGCCGCCCGCTCACGGCGGCCACCGAGCACGCCGCGTACCGGATCGTCCAGGAGGCGCTGACCAACGCGCACAAGCACGCGCCCGGCGCGCCGCTCAGCGTCGCGCTGCGCTACGAACCGGACGCGCTGGTGGTCGAGGTCGCCAACGGGCCGGCGCCCGAGCCGCCGGCGGCCGGCCAGGTGGTCAGCGGCGGCCAGGGCCTCACCGGGCTGCGCGAGCGGGCCCGGCTGGTCGGCGGGATGGTGCACGCCGGGCCGTCCGCCGGGGGTGGCTGGCGGTTGGCCGCCGTCCTGCCCTACGACCACGACGGGGTGGCCGCGCCGGCCGAGGGCGCGGCCGACACCCTGCCGGGCGCCCTGCCCGCCGGGGCGGCGCCGGCGGTACCGGCCCGGGCAACGGGTCGGGGGGTGGGTCGGGCCGCCCGGCTCGGCCGGCCGGGACCGCGCAACCCCGCGGTCGGCTGCGCGGCCGGCGCCGCCGCGGTCGTGCTGGCCGTGGTGGGCCTGCTGGTCTGGGGCATGCTGGCCTTCGTGCAGGCCCTGGACGACGCGACCGTGAGCAAGAAGACGTACGAGTCGATCGCGGTCGGCAGTGCCGAGGCGGACGTCCGGGCCAGGCTCCCGGTCGGCAGCCGCGTGCTGACCCAGGGCTACCAGGGGACGGGGCCGACCCCGCCGGCCGGGGCGTCCTGCTCCTGGTACATCTCGGACGAACCGGGGAAGGACGGCTTCGACGACGAGTACGTGGCCCGGTTCTGCTTCAAGGACGGCACGTTGATCGACAAGCAGCACTACCGTGCGAAGGTATGACCGTGCCGCGTGCCACGCGGCCGGCCCGGGCGGAGCGAGAGCCGCGGCGCCGACCCCTGCCCGTCCAGGAGGACCAGCAGTGAT
The sequence above is a segment of the Kitasatospora sp. NBC_00240 genome. Coding sequences within it:
- a CDS encoding SpoIIE family protein phosphatase gives rise to the protein MRQGVPADQHGPRETRGTRAERGDAHRRRAHVPAAAGHEVDVLLAAAVRKALSSTQAYGGVVYLHSRDRRSLVLTTVAGVPLSLLSPMRRIAVAGPLPAAVSYRTGRTVTLADTEDTMRRFPQLAVGMPYDFSSACVPIASDGHAFGVLTAFWPASQHGVPDRAPRHLRTIANRLGGALAGLESGGHPVEAAGDTAVIELPTPAIAVTRVGLFDWNLATGRLNADEEMCELFGVPPAEYDGRAVTFTDRIAPADLPELRAAARAALDHRRVLAARIRVVDHEGHAHPVELWGRVPDTGPTGRTHLVGAVLDSRTGTAAAAAVERLRDGVFSLDPDGVTGYVNRSCELLLAARREDLVGHHPWDVLPWLADPVYEDRYRAAMLSQQPTAFLALRPPDTWLAFSLYPDAHGVTGRVVAAEAPPGVAVPPVETPTLTRPGIGSTYHLLQLASALTEAVSVKEVCQAVGEQILPAFGGQQLAIYTAREKRLHLVSQTGYPDGFLDPFEGTPMGTRLPGVDALSTGTPIFFESVHQLSAAYPGIPLDEMRSWAFLPLIASGHPVGSCILGFDEPKSFSSEERGLLTALGGFIAQALERARLYDAEFALARGLQQALLPHRLPRIEAVRIVARYLPGTQGMEIGGDWYDAISTSCGACLVIGDVEGHNVGAAATMGQLRSAVRAFASGGDPPGEVLRRTNRLMVDLDPGLLASCCLIYLEPETGHACAARAGHLPPLLRHPDGQTEALHLPGGPLLGIDNQAEFPVTELDLAPGSILALYTDGLVEEPGSAIDEGVDRLRTTLAHAEAATLDELADRLLLDARRSTHRADDVALLLAAYTPD
- a CDS encoding histidine kinase: MAATPGTADRTTATGAGTAGTPGTAGKGTGTGTGRAAAVGQVAGRAVRRVFPGPWGAWALVREVVGLLVLSGLAALIVAVAHRGPLKLTLYVAAVALLFLMRRGLPVPVLLVTAAGAGAIDSFSPLLVCAAWSAGYRVTRALPTLGVMAASFTLMTATAVLHGDDVVPAEGVAGFALGGFLLFAALPALAGRYHAQRRALVVALQERNDQLERERVMIAHQARLRERHRIAQDMHDSLGHQLALISVHSGALEVDRSLTDPQRAAVGVLRQAAVAAMRELRVVVGVLHEESAPPGAGRAGGGSGGGLDGIERLAEGSRAAGAAVVLSRTGEGRPLTAATEHAAYRIVQEALTNAHKHAPGAPLSVALRYEPDALVVEVANGPAPEPPAAGQVVSGGQGLTGLRERARLVGGMVHAGPSAGGGWRLAAVLPYDHDGVAAPAEGAADTLPGALPAGAAPAVPARATGRGVGRAARLGRPGPRNPAVGCAAGAAAVVLAVVGLLVWGMLAFVQALDDATVSKKTYESIAVGSAEADVRARLPVGSRVLTQGYQGTGPTPPAGASCSWYISDEPGKDGFDDEYVARFCFKDGTLIDKQHYRAKV